A window of the Streptomyces sp. NBC_00250 genome harbors these coding sequences:
- a CDS encoding histidine phosphatase family protein — MTVRLTLISPATSGALRDVGFDDDSPLDPEGIARAESLASAVGPSSRAYSSPSARCRRTAEALGLPAEPVTELAGCAMGRWRGQTLAAVAAAEESAVGAWLSDPTAAPHGGESLRELRVRVGAWLDGLRADSGRVTVVAEPDVIRAALVHALGAPDEAAWRLDVRPLTAVHLSGRAERWNLLVGDPLEPAQPPTGTGQAAGRFHSRNSR; from the coding sequence ATGACCGTCCGGCTGACGCTGATCTCCCCCGCGACCAGCGGAGCACTGCGAGACGTCGGGTTCGACGACGACAGCCCCCTCGACCCCGAGGGAATCGCCCGCGCGGAATCCCTGGCGTCCGCCGTCGGCCCGTCCTCGCGCGCCTACTCCTCGCCGTCCGCGCGCTGCCGCCGCACGGCGGAGGCCCTCGGCCTCCCGGCGGAACCGGTGACCGAACTCGCGGGCTGCGCCATGGGGCGGTGGAGGGGACAGACCCTCGCGGCCGTCGCCGCCGCCGAGGAATCCGCGGTCGGCGCCTGGCTGTCCGACCCGACGGCGGCCCCGCACGGCGGTGAGTCCCTGCGCGAACTGCGAGTACGCGTCGGCGCCTGGCTCGACGGACTGCGGGCCGACTCGGGACGCGTCACCGTCGTCGCCGAACCGGACGTCATCCGCGCAGCGCTGGTCCACGCCCTCGGGGCACCGGACGAGGCGGCCTGGCGGCTCGACGTCCGCCCGCTGACCGCCGTCCACCTGAGCGGTAGGGCCGAGCGCTGGAACCTGCTCGTCGGCGACCCCCTCGAGCCCGCACAGCCCCCGACCGGCACGGGTCAGGCGGCCGGGCGCTTCCACTCACGCAACAGCAGATAG